GCGAGATGCTGGCACCGGCCCAGATCGCCGCGCTCGAGTCCGGGGACATCGACCTTGCCTTACTGCGCATGCCCATCAACACCACCGGACTGCGGGTCGAGTCGATCCGCAGCGACCGCCTCATCGTGGCACTGCCCCACGATCATCCGCTCGCCCACGGCGCATCGGATACGCCCGTCGACCTCGCGCTGTTGGGCGGCGACGACTTCATCGTGCACGCGGGCAGCGGGAAGTCGGTCATGCACGGGGTCCTGTCGGCGGCCGCCGGACGCGCGGGATTCGTCCCGCGCATCCGGCACGAGGTCGAGGAGACGTCGACGCTGGTGACACTCGTCGCCGCGGGGGTGGGGGTCGCCCTGGTCCCTGAACCCACCTCAGCGCTCGGTATACCCGGCGTCGTCTACCGCCCGCTCGACACCGACGACGAGGTCGAACTGGCCGTCGCGTTCCCCGACGGGCCCCAGTCCCCGCTCGTCGACCGGGTCCTGGCGGTGTTGCGCACACTCTCCTGAACGCCGCAAACCCACCCCTTTTCGGTATATCCACCCACCACACAGGGGGTGGAAACACCGAAAAGAGGTGGGTTTGCGAATGTCTCGGATCAGCGGTGGGTGAAGTTCGGGTCCCGCTTCTCGACGAAGGCGGCCATGCCCTCGGTCTGGTCGTCGGTCGCGAACGTGGAGTAGAACAGCGCGCGCTCGGCGCGGACACCCTCGACGAGGCTCGACTCGAACGCGCGATTGACCGCGTCCTTGGCGGCGGCGGACGCGATCAGCGACTTCGAGGCGATGACCTCGGCGACCTCGATGGCGGCGGCGCGGCAGTCCTCCTTGGGAACGACGCGCGAGACGAGGCCGAGGCGTTCGGCCTCGTCGACCTTCATCTGGCGGCCGGTCAGCACCATGTCCATCGCCTTGGCCTTGCCCACGGCGCGGGTGAGACGCTGCGAGCCGCCGATCCCGGGGATGACGCCGAGGTTGATCTCGGGCTGACCGAAGACGGCGTTGTCGCCGGCGATGATGGTGTCGCACAGCATCGCGAGCTCGCAGCCGCCGCCGAGGGCGTAGCCGGTGACGGCGGCGATGATCGGCGTGCGAGCCCGCGACAGCTCATCCCAGGCACCGAAGAACTGCTCGTTGACCACGTCCGCGTAGGACTTCGACGACATCTCCTTGATGTCGGCACCCGCGGCGAACGCCTTTTCCGAGCCGGTGATCACGATGGCGCCGATCCCCTGGTCGACGTCGAACTCCCGGACGGCACCGACCACTTCGTTCATCAGCTCGGTGTTGAGGGCGTTCAGTGCCTTGGGGCGGT
The genomic region above belongs to Gordonia hongkongensis and contains:
- a CDS encoding enoyl-CoA hydratase → MTEHQTIIVETSGRVGIITLNRPKALNALNTELMNEVVGAVREFDVDQGIGAIVITGSEKAFAAGADIKEMSSKSYADVVNEQFFGAWDELSRARTPIIAAVTGYALGGGCELAMLCDTIIAGDNAVFGQPEINLGVIPGIGGSQRLTRAVGKAKAMDMVLTGRQMKVDEAERLGLVSRVVPKEDCRAAAIEVAEVIASKSLIASAAAKDAVNRAFESSLVEGVRAERALFYSTFATDDQTEGMAAFVEKRDPNFTHR
- a CDS encoding LysR substrate-binding domain-containing protein gives rise to the protein MELRHLRYFRAVAEELHFGRAAERLHMAQPPLSQQIRQLEDELGVALLARSTRRVELTPAGADYLQRAVAILDSVDAAARQAQRIADGRQGNLAIGCVGSATYSLLPALVRALSDELPDVDVHVRGEMLAPAQIAALESGDIDLALLRMPINTTGLRVESIRSDRLIVALPHDHPLAHGASDTPVDLALLGGDDFIVHAGSGKSVMHGVLSAAAGRAGFVPRIRHEVEETSTLVTLVAAGVGVALVPEPTSALGIPGVVYRPLDTDDEVELAVAFPDGPQSPLVDRVLAVLRTLS